One Manihot esculenta cultivar AM560-2 chromosome 6, M.esculenta_v8, whole genome shotgun sequence DNA segment encodes these proteins:
- the LOC110617023 gene encoding probable receptor-like serine/threonine-protein kinase At5g57670: MKYIRSNSLKRFFSLKRHGLEEGITIEEDKRAFSNSKFVQEPEHSPKPTWRCFSFKEISDATNAFSPENLVGKGGYAEVYKGMLRDGEKIAVKRLTKACNDERKEKEFLTEIGTIGHVSHPNVLSFFGCCMDNGLYLIFHFSSGGSVASHLHDEKFPVMDWKTRYKIAIGTARGLHYLHKGCKRRIIHRDIKSSNILLTADFEPLISDFGLAKWLPSQWTHHSIAPIEGTFGHLAPEYYMHGIVDEKTDVFAFGVFLLEIISGRRPVDGSHQNIHSWAKPILNQGEIEKLVDPRVGGAYDASQLIRLAFAASLCIRASSTWRPTMSEVLEVMQEGEIDKERWKMPKEEEKEEELWEFEDLEYECDSYFSISPQDSFSTRSSLPCYNQLNYYV; this comes from the exons ATGAAGTATATAAGATCCAACAGCTTGAAAAggtttttttcattaaaaaggcACGGCCTTGAAGAAGGAATCACCATTGAAGAAGACAAAAGAGCATTCTCTAACTCTAAATTTGTTCAAGAACCAGAGCATTCTCCAAAACCGACTTGGAGATGTTTCTCCTTTAAGGAAATCTCTGATGCCACCAATGCTTTTAGCCCAG AGAATCTTGTGGGAAAAGGAGGATATGCAGAGGTATACAAGGGAATGTTAAGAGATGGAGAGAAGATTGCAGTGAAAAGGCTAACAAAAGCTTGTAATGATGAGAGGAAAGAGAAGGAGTTCCTGACAGAGATTGGAACAATTGGCCATGTGTCTCATCCCAATGTGTTGTCTTTCTTCGGATGTTGCATGGACAATGGGCTTTATCTCATCTTCCATTTCTCGTCTGGAGGCTCTGTTGCTTCCCATCTCCATG ATGAGAAATTTCCAGTTATGGATTGGAAAACAAGATACAAGATTGCCATTGGGACTGCCAGAGGGCTCCATTATCTACACAAGGGATGTAAGAGAAGGATTATTCACAGAGACATTAAATCTTCAAATATACTATTGACAGCTGATTTTGAACCACTG ATTTCTGATTTTGGATTGGCAAAATGGCTTCCATCTCAATGGACTCACCACTCAATTGCTCCAATTGAAGGAACTTTCGG GCACTTAGCACCAGAGTACTACATGCATGGAATAGTAGATGAGAAAACAGATGTGTTTGCATTTGGAGTCTTTCTGCTTGAAATTATTTCTGGCAGGAGACCTGTCGATGGGTCTCACCAAAACATACACAGCTGG GCTAAACCAATACTGAACCAAGGAGAGATAGAAAAGCTGGTAGATCCAAGGGTTGGAGGGGCCTATGATGCTTCACAGCTGATAAGACTTGCCTTTGCTGCATCTCTTTGTATACGAGCATCTTCCACGTGGCGCCCTACCATGAGTGAG GTATTGGAAGTAATGCAAGAAGGTGAAATAGATAAAGAAAGGTGGAAAATGCCaaaggaagaagagaaagaagaagaattatGGGAATTTGAAGATTTAGAATATGAATGCGACAGCTACTTCTCAATTTCTCCACAAGATTCATTCTCAACCAGAAGTTCTTTACCATGTTATAATCAGCTTAATTACTACGTGTAA